In the Streptomyces cinnamoneus genome, ATCACCTTGGCCACACTGCCGATGGGCAGCGGCTTCATGTCGCCGTACGAGCCGACCCGGCCGAGCCCGTCCACGTCGACGATCGCCTGGCCCTCGGTGGGCCACGGCAGGACCGGCTTGTCGCCCTGGAAGACGTAGGACTTCTTGCCGGCGAGCGCCAGCTTCGGCTCCGGCAGCGGGCGGAACGCCTGGACGACCACGAAGACGATCACGAGGAGCGCCACCAGCGGCGTCCAGATCTTCACGCGGCGCATGGCCGTGCGCACCGGGGTCTCCGGCGGCGGCGGGGTGTTCGTCAGCTGCGCCAGCAGGTCCAGCGGCGCGGCGGGGCGGCCGGGCTCTCCCGTGCCGGCGGCGGGGGCCGCCGGGGGCTGCGGGGGCGCGACGGAGACGGGGATGGCGGGCTTCGCGGGCGCGTCCGGCTTGGCCGGGGCGGGCTTGCCGGCGGCGGGCTTCGCGGGCGCGTCAGCCTTGGCCGCACCCGGCTTCGCGGCCGGGGCGTCGTCCTTCTTCAGCGGGACGAACTGGCTCGGACGCTCCGGCTTGGCCGGCGGCGGTGTCGGGGCCTTCAGCAGCTCGGTGGGCTGGTCCGTGGGCGCGGCCGCCTTGGACTCCGCCTTGGCGCCGGAGCCGTTGGCCTTGGGACGCACCGCGCCGAACGCGGCCGTCGGACGGTCCACGGCGGGCTTCTTCTTCTCCCCCACCTCCGGACCCGGCGCCTTCAACAGCTCCGTCGGCTGGTCGGCGGGCACAGCCGGCTTCGACTCCGCCTTGGCGCCGGAGCCGTTGGCCTTGGGACGCACCGCGCCGAACGCGGCCGTCGGACGGTCCACGGCGGGCTTCTTCTTCTCCCCCACCTCCGGACCCGGCGCCTTCAACAGCTCCGTCGGCTGGTCGGCGGGCACAGCCGGCTTCGACTCCGCCTTCGGGCGCACCGCGCCGAACACGGCGGTCGGCTGGTCGGCGGCGGGCTTCCCAGCGGCAGCGTCGACCTTGGGCGCGGGCTTCTCGTCCTTGCCGTCCTTGCCGTCCTTGCCGCTCTTTCCCTCCGCCTTGTCCGCCGCGGCGGGCCGCACCGTCTTGAAGACGGCCGTGGGCTTGTCCCCACCCGCGGCCGGCTTCTTCGCGGCGTCGTCGCCCTTGGCGGCCTTCTCCGCCCCGGCCGGGGCGTCCTTGGCCGCAGACTCGGCCTTGTCGGCCTTGCCGGCGCCCTTGTCGGCCTTCTCCGCACCCTCGTCGGCCTCGCCGGCCTTCTCCGCGTCCTCGTCCCCACCGGCCACCCACGCGGCCACAGCGGCCTTCAGGCGGGCGTCACCGCCGGACGTGCCGGAGCTGCCGTTCTTCGGGGCGGACTTGGACCCAGCGCTCCCAGCCTCGCGGTCGGCAGGCTTCCGCTTTGCATCCGCATCGACCGGCTTGTCGTTTTTGGCGGCACTTCCGGCGCCTTCCGGCTCCGCGCCGTCGCCATCGGCGTCGCGCTCGGGCCGTACGGTCCGGAAAACGGCCGTCGCCCGGTCCGCCGGGCGGTCGCCGGACGAAGCTCCGGCCTCGTCAGCCTCCGGCCGCGCGGCCTTATCGGCCTTCTCGCCCTTATCGGCCTTATCGGCCTTATCGGCCGCTGCCGCCGGGACCTTGGCCTTGGCCGGTTCGGTGGCCCGGGCGACGCCGAGCCGGGGATCACGTGCGCTGCCAGTCGTCTCCCCCGACGACTTACGCTGCTCCGACTTGTCGGGGGACTCGCCCGCCACCGATGCCTCCTCGAATTCCCTGTCCATACACCGAGGCGGGGCACACTGCGCCCCGCTGCCCGAAATCGTCAACCGACTAACCGCTACCAGTGTCCTCTGTCGATGTCGCGCCACCGCGCGACGCCACCGTCAGAGGGCCTCGTCCGGCTTCACTCACCTGCAAGACGAGACGACATACCTACCGGTTCCCACCCGAAGCCACCACGCACTCTCGACAGACCAATGTGAGAGGGGTCACCCTGTCACTCATCCACGCGGGGAGGCATGGATGGGCAGGAGCCGCAGAACAATTCCGGAGGAGCTTCTGCTGCTCGCCCTGGACCCGGCAACGGGCACCACGGCGCAGCCGCAGTCGCTCGACCTCGGTCTCGCCGGAGCGCAGCTAGTGGAGCTCGCTCTGGCCGGACGGATAGCCCCAGACGGGGATCGTATCGCCGTGGTGCACCCACGGCCGACAGGAGATCCGACCCTGGACACCGCGCTCGAACTGCTGCGCCGTCGCGGCAGCCCGGTGCGGGCCGTCCACTGGATCGGCGGGCCCCGACTGGGGCTGCGTCAGACGTACCTGACACACCTGGAGCGGTGCGGCATGGTGCACGCCGTGGCGGGCCAGATGTGCGGGGTGCTGCCGACCACGCGTTACCAGGCCACGGACACCGCGATCAGCCGGGAGATCAGGGCCCGGCTGGACAGCGCGATCCGCACCGGCGTGCCGCCGGACCCACGCACCGCGGCGCTCGCCGCGCTGGCCCACGCGGTCGGCCTCGGCAAGCACCTCTACCCGGGCAACGAGGGGCGGTCCTCGCGGTCCCGGCTCCGTGACCTCATCCGGCACGACCCCATGGGCGGGCTCGTGGCGCACGCGGTGATGGACGTTCAGAACGGGGCGGCCGCACAGCCGCGGCGGACGCCGGCAGCGGCCGGCTCCGGGGGCAGCAGCAGCAGCGGTTCGGGGCGCAGGACGACCGCCGTGCGACCGGCCGCCGAGGCGGCCGCACAGCCGGTGGCGCACCGTCGCGGGGTCATGGCCCGCGCGGGCGCCTCGTGAAACGGTTCAGCTACCGACAGCCACGATGCACGCGCGGAACGCACACCGCGCGAGGACGCGAGTACCCGCGTCATCCCGGGCAACGCCCCACGCACCACAGCACGCACCACGGCACACATCACTAGCCGCACCACCGCACGCCCGCTCCACGGCACGCGTCACGCACCGCATCACGGCACGCTTCAGAACACGCGTCACGCACCGCACCGCTCCGCCCGCCGGCCCACGCGTCGGTGGGCACGGGCATCACCTTCGCTCCACCGACCGCACCGCAGTCCCCCAGACCCGGTCCGGGAGCCGCAGCGCGCGGGGTGGTGGGCCGAGGCCGTCCCCGGCGACGGCACGGTCCGCCGCCCCGCGTGCGCTTCCGCGCGTCCGCCGCGTCCGTGCGTAGTCGCGTCTACGTCTCGTGCGAGACATCACCGTTATCCGCGAGCGGACTTGGTGTAAGCATTTTCCAGCGCCGCCCAGGCCAGTGGTGGCAGGCTGCGGAGCAGGAGACAGCAGCATGACGGAGCCGGAGGTGCGTCCCGTGGCGTCCAGTGTCAACCCCACCGTAAGGCGGCGCCGATTGGGGCAGGAGCTGCGCAAGCTCCGTGAGCTCAAGGGCATGACGGCCGAGGAGGTCGCCGAGCGGCTACTGGTCTCGCAGTCGAAGATCAGCCGGCTGGAGAACGGCCGCCGCAGCATCAGCCAGCGCGACGTCCGCGACCTGTGCAGTGTGTACGGAGTCGAGGACCACCGCATCGTCGATTCACTGATGCAGATGGCCAAGGAGTCGCGCCAGCAAGGCTGGTGGCACGCCTTCGGCGATATCCCCTACAGCGTTTACATCGGCCTGGAGACGGACGCCGCCTCCTTGCGTGTGTACGAAGCCTCGCTCGTACCGGGCCTGTTGCAGACACCGAACTACGCGAGTGCCGTGACCGAGGGTTCGTGGCCGGAGGCGACGGTGTCCGACGTCGAAAGGCGCGTCCAGGTGCGCATGCGACGGCAGGAACGCATCACCGACTCGGATAATCCCCTGCGACTGTGGGCGGTCATCGACGAGTCCGAGCTGCGCCGGATCGTCGGCAGCAATGCCATCATGCGCGAACAGATGGAACATCTCGTGGAGTTCAGCCTCCGTCCGCACATCACGGTGCAAGTACTTCCTTATGCCGTGGGTGCACATCCGGGCATGTACGGCAAATTCTCCATTCTTGAATTCCATGACCCGCAGGACGCCAGCACGGTCTATCTGGAGGGGATCACCAGCGACCTCTACCTGGAGAAGCCGAACGACGTCCAGGCGTACAGCGTGATGTACGAGCATTTGCGCATGCAGGCCCTGAACGCGGAGGACTCGCGGCGGTTCATCCTCCAGGTCGCCGAGGACTGGGCCGCGGCCGACAACGGCT is a window encoding:
- a CDS encoding D-alanyl-D-alanine carboxypeptidase, translated to MDREFEEASVAGESPDKSEQRKSSGETTGSARDPRLGVARATEPAKAKVPAAAADKADKADKGEKADKAARPEADEAGASSGDRPADRATAVFRTVRPERDADGDGAEPEGAGSAAKNDKPVDADAKRKPADREAGSAGSKSAPKNGSSGTSGGDARLKAAVAAWVAGGDEDAEKAGEADEGAEKADKGAGKADKAESAAKDAPAGAEKAAKGDDAAKKPAAGGDKPTAVFKTVRPAAADKAEGKSGKDGKDGKDEKPAPKVDAAAGKPAADQPTAVFGAVRPKAESKPAVPADQPTELLKAPGPEVGEKKKPAVDRPTAAFGAVRPKANGSGAKAESKPAVPADQPTELLKAPGPEVGEKKKPAVDRPTAAFGAVRPKANGSGAKAESKAAAPTDQPTELLKAPTPPPAKPERPSQFVPLKKDDAPAAKPGAAKADAPAKPAAGKPAPAKPDAPAKPAIPVSVAPPQPPAAPAAGTGEPGRPAAPLDLLAQLTNTPPPPETPVRTAMRRVKIWTPLVALLVIVFVVVQAFRPLPEPKLALAGKKSYVFQGDKPVLPWPTEGQAIVDVDGLGRVGSYGDMKPLPIGSVAKVMTTYIILRDHPLKKGEDGPQIDVDQKAEDDFVNGDKENESVVEVHKGQKISEKEALEAVMLPSANNVARLLARWDAGSEEAFIKKMNDTAKDLGMTNTTYTDASGLMESTVSTAEDQVKVGKKAMQDPVFRDISKAINYNSTTTSGSSSREAYLKVQRNFNKLVPAFGVVGIKTGSTTKAGGNLLFAAEKKVGGSTQLIIGAVFGQHKTPIIDTATTYSKDLILATGKALTTSTVVKKGDVVGHVDDGLGGTTPVVAAKDLTVAGWPGLKVDLKLVANGKAVPHTAKAGAEIGYLAVGGGTGEIKVPVTLQKALAEPSFGAKVTRIS
- a CDS encoding GOLPH3/VPS74 family protein: MGRSRRTIPEELLLLALDPATGTTAQPQSLDLGLAGAQLVELALAGRIAPDGDRIAVVHPRPTGDPTLDTALELLRRRGSPVRAVHWIGGPRLGLRQTYLTHLERCGMVHAVAGQMCGVLPTTRYQATDTAISREIRARLDSAIRTGVPPDPRTAALAALAHAVGLGKHLYPGNEGRSSRSRLRDLIRHDPMGGLVAHAVMDVQNGAAAQPRRTPAAAGSGGSSSSGSGRRTTAVRPAAEAAAQPVAHRRGVMARAGAS
- a CDS encoding helix-turn-helix domain-containing protein gives rise to the protein MASSVNPTVRRRRLGQELRKLRELKGMTAEEVAERLLVSQSKISRLENGRRSISQRDVRDLCSVYGVEDHRIVDSLMQMAKESRQQGWWHAFGDIPYSVYIGLETDAASLRVYEASLVPGLLQTPNYASAVTEGSWPEATVSDVERRVQVRMRRQERITDSDNPLRLWAVIDESELRRIVGSNAIMREQMEHLVEFSLRPHITVQVLPYAVGAHPGMYGKFSILEFHDPQDASTVYLEGITSDLYLEKPNDVQAYSVMYEHLRMQALNAEDSRRFILQVAEDWAAADNGS